DNA sequence from the Parasphaerochaeta coccoides DSM 17374 genome:
CAATCATGATGCTTTCTTCTCTTGTCACATCGTTCCTGCGGAAGGTCATAACTTCTGATGCCGCTCTTTTGGTGCCGCTCATCGTCATTGCTACCTTCACATCCGCCGCATCCCTTTTGCTTCAGGCTTTTGCTCCCGCGTTGCATGGGACATTGGGAATTTCGCTTCCTTTGCTGACAGTGAACGCTCTTATTCTCAGTCGGATACATGGTTTTGCCCGTGGACATGGAGTTATAGCTTCAATGCGTGACAGCCTCCTGAGCGGGCTTGGTTTTCTGGGGAGTCTGACAGTCATAGCCCTGGTCAGGGAAGTACTGGGGAAGGGGACTGTCACCCTCTTTCCCATAGGGGATTGGAACGGTGTCATCACGCTGCCTTTTATTTCCTCCGCGCCCATCAAGGTTGCAGTGAGTATGGCAGGAGGTCTGATGGTGCTGGGCATGTTCATGGCATTCCATTCCGTTGTCTTGGCTAATCGGGCAGAGAAGGAGAAAACAGCATGAGTTACATTGGCATACTTATTACCTATATCCTTGTCAGCAATCTTGTCCTTGTCCACGGGCTAGGAATTGGGACGCTTGCGGCTCCTTGCCCCACACGCACAAAGACTTCCGTGGCTGCTTTGATAGCAGTTTCAACTGTCCTTTCCGGCATCTTGGGCTGGATAGTCAGAACTGTCATTCTGCTTCCTTTGAAAGCGGATTACTTGTCCGTGCTGGTCTCTGTCATGATTGTGGCAGGCATCGGCATGGCGGTGTTGGCTGTTGTCAGGGCATATGCGCCGGAATTTCATGAAGACGTCAAGGCGTTTGCTCCCCATGTCCTGACTGATGGCATAGTCATGGGACTGCTCCTGATTATTGCTATGGAAGGTTATGGTTTTGGTCAGGCTCTCTTTGCGTCGGCAGGGACAGGACTGGGCTTTCTTTTGGTTGCCGTTCTCCTGGGGAATATCCATGAACGCCTGCTTCTTCATCCTGTAAGGAAATCTTTTTCCGGTCTTCCCATCTTGTTCGTTTCGTTGGGACTGATGGCTTTGGTATTTTCTGCGGTTGATTCCACGCTTCTCACGAATCTAAATCTCATGTAACACTGTAGTAGGTTCATGATAGCTGCCTTGACGGATATTTTTCAGAATTATATTCGTCCAATTGTATGCGATTGAATGATTGAAACAGACGAGCAGAGCAAAAAAAGAAGCATTGGCAAATTTCACTTTTACACTATCCTCCGGATGGCGTTGCATAGCTTCAGGAAAAAGTATAGTTTGTTCCAAACACAGTCGGGTAGTATCGACTTCCGGCTTTCTGTGGATTATGCTTGTGTTTAGACTTTCTTTGTAGAGGAGCCTTCCGTCCATGTTCATTGGCGCATACAGTCAGATTCCCCATGGTTCTTCACCCCAGGCATTCAAGAGGGTGGTGGACTGTGCGCTGAAGCCCCTCCTTACTCATCTGTATCAGAAGCCTTGGGTACGGCTGCATCTTTATCTTTCCGGTGCATTGCTGGAATGTCTCGATGACAGCTATCCCGAAATCAACATGCTGATTGTTGAC
Encoded proteins:
- a CDS encoding Rnf-Nqr domain containing protein — protein: MSYIGILITYILVSNLVLVHGLGIGTLAAPCPTRTKTSVAALIAVSTVLSGILGWIVRTVILLPLKADYLSVLVSVMIVAGIGMAVLAVVRAYAPEFHEDVKAFAPHVLTDGIVMGLLLIIAMEGYGFGQALFASAGTGLGFLLVAVLLGNIHERLLLHPVRKSFSGLPILFVSLGLMALVFSAVDSTLLTNLNLM
- a CDS encoding Rnf-Nqr domain containing protein, translating into MKFTTYEQDGQTSMPAVCLALGICTALEAAAAVNSAIVLGLLLLSIMMLSSLVTSFLRKVITSDAALLVPLIVIATFTSAASLLLQAFAPALHGTLGISLPLLTVNALILSRIHGFARGHGVIASMRDSLLSGLGFLGSLTVIALVREVLGKGTVTLFPIGDWNGVITLPFISSAPIKVAVSMAGGLMVLGMFMAFHSVVLANRAEKEKTA